The nucleotide sequence gaaagctatcatcaataggtagtgggtcatcaagaacattctctaacctagataagttatctgcaacagggttctcagctccttttctatcaacaatatgcaaatcaaattcttgcagcaagagaacccatctaataagtctaggttttgcatctttattttccataagatacttaatagcagcatgatcagtgtgaatagttactttagaatcaacaatatagggtctgaatttatcacaagcaaatacaactgctaaaagttccttttcgatagtagcataatttctttgagcattgtctagagtcttactagcataatggataacatttattttcttatcaactctttgccctagaacagcacctacagcataatcactagcatcacacataatttcaaagggtaaattccaatcaggtggctgaacaataggtgcagagactaatgctttcttaagtatttcaaatgcttctacacaatcaccatcaaagacaaatggtacatctttttgcaataaattagtcagaggccgagaaatttttgagaagtccttaatgagcctcctataaaatccagtgtgaccaaggaaacttcttatacctttgatgtccttgggacatggaatcttttcaatagcatcaaccttggctttatcaacttcaatacctctttcagaaactttgtgccccaagacaataccttcattaaccataaagtggcacttttcccaattcaagacaagattagtttcttcacatctctgcaaaactcgagcaagattgctcaagcaatcatcaaaagaggaaccatagacggaaaagtcgtccatgaaaacctcacaaatcttttcacaaaagtcagagaatatagccatcatgcatatttgaaaggtagcaggtgcattacataaaccgaaaggcatacgtctataagaaaaagtaccaaaagggcatgtaaaagtagtctttgattgatctctagccgacacaggtatttgagagaaaccagaataaccgtctagaaagcaataatgtgtatgtttgcataatatttctagcatttgatcaataaaaggtaaggggtaatgatctttcttagtagccttatttaatttgcaaaaatcaattaccatcctataacctgtgatgattctttgcggaatcaattcatctttatcattagggacaacagtaatacctcccttcttagggacacaatggacaggacttacccactgactatcagcaacgggataaattatacctgcctccagaagcttgagtatttcctttcttaccacttctttcattttaggattcaaacgtcgttgaggaccacgaactggtttggcatccgcttccaaatttattttatgttgacattgAGTGGGAccgatgcccttaagatcatccagagtatatccaatagcggcacggtgcttcttcagagttttcaataatctttcttcttcatgctctgaaaggttagcactgataatgacatgatatattttcttttcatcaaattatcaggcaacggtttaagctcaaacacgggatcacccttgggtggaggaggatcccctaggatttcgacaggcaaattgtgttgcagaataggttcctgtttaaagaatacttcatctatttcccttctttcattcatgaacatatcattttcatggtctagcaaatagtgttctaaaggatcactaggaggtacggtaatagaagcaagaccaataatctcatctttactaggcaattcttcctcatgatgttgtttactaaatttagagaaattaaactcatgaaccatatcatccaagccaatagtaacaacattcttttcacagtctatcttagcattaacagtattcaagaagggtctaccaaatataatgggacaaaagctatcttgtggagaaccaagaacaagaaaatcagcgggatatttggtttttccacacaagacttcaacatctctaacaattcctattgcagatatagtatctctattggcaagtttaattgtcacatcaatatcttctaactcagcaggtgcaatattgtgcataatttcttcatacaaggtgataggtataacactaacactagcacccatatcacataagccatgataacaatgatctcctattttaacagaaatatcaggcacgcctaccacaagtctatgtttatctctagcacaaggtttagcaattctagcagtttcaccacggaattgaataacatgcccatcaatattatcagacaagagatctttaacaatagcaatattaggttctactttgacttgctcaggaggtgtataagttctaatattgcttttacgaacaacagttaaagctttagcatgatccttcattctaacggggaaaggtggtttctcaacataagaagtaggaacaataggatcattataagtgacagtcttttcttcaactttaataggtgcaactaattttacttctatgggaggacgatatttaaaccacttctccttggggagatcaacataagtagcaaaagattcacagaaagaagctactatctcagagtcaagtccatatttagtgctaaacttacggaaaatatcggtatccataaaagatttaacacaatcaaacttaggtgtcatacctgactccttaccttcgtcgaggtcccaatcttcagagttgcgtttaattctatccaataaattccatttaaatttaatagtcttcatcataaaagagccagcacaagaagtatcgagcatggtgcgattgttatcagaaagccgagcataaaaactttgcataattacttctcttgagagctcatgattggggcatgaatataacattgttttaagcctcccccaagcttgagcgatgctttctccttcacgagggcaaaaattatatatataattgcgatcacgatgaacaagatgcatagggtaatacttttgatgaaattccaatttcaatcttttatagttccatgatctcatatcatcacatagcctgtaccatgtcaatgcgtctcccttcaaagataaagggaaggccttcttcttaacaacatcatcgggtatacctgcaagcttaaatagtccacaaacttcatccacatagagtagatgttcatcatgatgctttgttccatctcctgtaaaagtgttagctagcagtttttccatcatacccgaaggaatttcaaaaggagtttcattttcaataggttcagtaggttcagtaggttgaggagcaactctttgctctactggacggggtgaagataccccgaacaagcccctcagagaattactttccatagtaacaagtgacagaaaattttggcacactaaataaatttttccttaccaaattccacctatcaaaggtgctacactccccggcaacggcgcgagaaaagagtcttgatgacccacaagtataggggatctatcatagtcctttcgataagtaagagtgtcgaacccaacgaggagcagaaggaaatgataagcggttttcaacaaggtattctctgctagtactgaaataagtggtaacggatagttttgtgataagataaattgtaacgagcaacaagtaacaaaagtaaataaagtgcagcaaggtggaccaatcctttttgtagcaaaggacaagcctggacaaactcttataataggaaaagcgctcccgaggacacatgggaatatcgtcaagctagttttcatcacgctcatatgattcgcattcggtactttgataatttgatatgtgggtggaccggtgcttgggtgctgttcttacttgaacaagcatcccacttatgattaacctctattgcaagcatccgcaactacaacaaaagtattaaggtaaacctaaccatagcatggaacatatggatccaaatcagccccttacgaagcaacgcataaactagggtttaagcttctgtcactctagcaacccatcatctacttattacttcccaatgccttcctctaggcccaaataatggtgaagtgttatgtagtcgacgttcacataacaccactagaggctagacaacatacatctcatcaaaatatcaaacgaataccaaattcatatgactactaatagcaagacttctcccttgtccttaggaacaaacgtaattactcacaaagcatattcatgttcataatcagaggggtaataatatgcataaaggatctgaacatatgatcttccaccaaataaaccaactagcatcaactacaaggagtaatcaacactactagcaacctactagcaccaatcccggacttggagacaagaattggatacaagagatgaactagggtttggagatgagatggtgctggtgaagatgttgatggagattgccctctcccgatgagaggagcgttggtgatgacgacggtgatgatttccccctcccggagggaagtgtccccggcagaacggctctgccggagccctagattggttccgccaagattccgcctcgtggcggcggagtctcgtcccgaaaggttgccttctgttttttttctcatcgaaagacttcatataggagaagatgggcgtcggagagccacctgggggccccacgaggtagggaggcgcgccctaggggggcccaccctcgtgagcagggtgtgggccccctggccttcatctttggcgacgatttttctttatttattttaagatattccgtggagtttcaggacttttggagttgcgcagaataggtctccaatatttgctccttttccagcccaaaattccagctgccagcattctccctcttcatgtaaatcttgtaaaataagagagaatagccataggtattgtgacataacatgaaataacatcccataatacaataaataattatataaaagcatgatgcaaaatggacgtatcaaggggcgccaaatcgtcttgtgtttagatatgatatatctgaaatgctcaaagcacacgattagtccacaaaagcattgtcatcaatcaccaaaactactaagggataaatatgcccttacactcttcatccgtggacttgggagcttgaccatcttcatgtgcatcctcgggagggttctcttggtacctaatcatgcacaacattccggacttaggtagtagccatgtctcgagaggatcgaatgagatatcactaaggaaagaagtcacctcggtctagagagctctagctcgtgctcgtgtcatgggtcctcttggcacttggtgagacgatggtaggtccatggggatgaccgtaggatgctccgcatcagttgtgttgtgatatcttcccgtgggtctttgatcttgatcgtgcacatttgcatgtatgattagtgcatgattaAGTCGGGGCGTCACATCATTGGTGCATTATCAGTGTTAATCCCTGCATTATGAGTCTGTTGGGAGGTCTCTATCTAGTGCTTATGATAATCGCTTTCCGATATAAAAGTTGATCTTAACTGACAACAATAATATTGCCCCTTTTGCTTTCTTTCAAGTTGTGTAGGTGTGCCACACATCTGTAAAGATTGTTATTATGATGTTGATGCTAATCTCTACTTCCAAGTCAAGGAACTACCAGGACATGCCGTCGGCAATTCTGAGAAACGCCAAGAGAAGAGAGCTCTCACCAGCAGCAACAACCATTGATGGGCTTGTAGAAGCAGGGGAAGAATCCTGGACGACGTCAAACATGAGGGGTGAAGAAGACTGCCAGGGTACGAGACGAAGTGGATGCCGCCGAGACAAAGTGGACGCCCATACTGCCCTTGGTCTGTCGCCATGAACAAGACGGGAAAGAAGGGTCGCAGACTGAAAAGGCGGTGGCTTGCTCGACTGTGAAGGTGGGACACTAGAGGGCAACAGTGGTAGTAGCGCTCTTCTACACGCCGCGCCTCCAAGACATGAGCGGCGCCGCCAGAGCTGGCAAATCGCGTGCTTTGTAGAGAAGGGGATCCCTTTCCTCTTGATCTCCCTCCTCGTTGGGATCAGGTTGGTGTGGACAAAGAAAGGCAGCGAGATGAGGTGGAGAAGCGCGCGACGAGGCAAATGGAGCAGGCGGCCGGCGAAGAGGATGTCGTCGTCGCCGAATCGAGCGGGAGAGGATGACCGGGGGGGGGGGAGCGGTGCGGGCTGCTTCGTTTGTTAGAAAAAACTGGAGGTGGTTTTCGCAAAATGTCATCCACAACAATCTTTTTTGAACGGACCCGTTGCACAGCCCACCGGCCATTATCTAATCATTTTAAAAAAGGAACTTTGCATATGTGGGTCCCTACCCAAAACCTTCCCGGCCCCACCAACTCTAAACCCCAAACCCTCTCCCTCCTGCTCCGGGGTCGCCACCCACGAGCTCCACGCCCCCGCCGACGGGGCGCTGACCGCGCCGCCGGCCGCTGATTGAAGGTATCGTCCCCTTCCCCGCTCTCGCCCCTCTCGAGTCCGTGCGGCGCGTCCTCTGATTGGCATGGCTAGCGCAGCAGGCCTACAGGGCGCTACGGTGTGGTCTCGGTTTCCTCGCGGGAATCACAGAGCTCCGTTCTGGGGGACGAGTCGCGGAAGGTCGGCTTAGTTGCGAGATTCTGATGCCAGAAGGAGTCCCCTTGTTTGGTATAATCGTTGCCTTTAGAGTGTGGGGTTTTAAGCTTGTTCCCATAGGATTCTCAAAAAAGCTTGTTCCCATAGTGCTGGCACGCTGCTGCTTGAGATCGAGCTGTGTTAGACCTTTATCAGCTTGGCGTGTGCTTCGATTTAATCGTAATCTTGTACTAGCAATTGTGTCtccgttgtgtgtgtgtgtgtgggggggggggggggggggggggtggctgtCTGCAAGTTATGtacttgttcctgcattctttgTTATGCCTGAGTTCTTGATTTCAGTCTTTATCTCGGTAGAATGTGATTTAGCTTAACAGGAAAATCCTACTAGCTGTGAACCATTTATTCCTAGGTTCGTTTTTATGGTTGTGCTTTTCTATCTGTGCTAGTGGGAATGTGTGAAATGCACAAGTTTTTTCATTATTGTATTTGTCTTTATCATACGGGATGACCCGACGTTCTCAGAGACCGACGTAGATAACTTGTGTAATTCTGCAATTTCTTCGGCTATTCACTTGTTGCCAGATGCAACGATTTGCAACCCGACAGAAATTTGCAACACCACACACTTGCGTAAGGATCCTCTGAGCACAAGCAGTTCCTAGTTCCCAGCGGAACAACAGATGATGCCCGAATTTTCAGTAGCAAATGCACCCTGTTGAAATGAACTTGGTGTATAGGAATTCAGATGAATGTTTGTCGCAGTTCTCTGGAGTTTTACAATAGTCTTAAACGTGGTCTGACCTCCAAGCCACGACTTACAAGGGTATATAAAGACTTCTGGATGCTCAAAGGTTGGAGTCAAAAACAAACCGAGCTATAACTTTCCTAACTCATATGACTCTGTTTGGAAACTCAGATAGCACCGACGTATTCTTTTGAAGATACCTACTCGATCTCTTCGAATCAAAGGCTGGCAGCATACAGTTTGGAAAGCACACAGATCCAGCTTTCCAAATTGTATTTTTTTTAGGGGATCCAAATTGTATTTATTTGCCCTATTTGAAGCACGCATACACATTCTGCACCTATTTCAATTTTGGAGTTTCTGGCAGTCAATCCGAATCTGAAAGGGAATATCGTGTTTCCATCTTGTGGGATTTATACAGTATAAAGTCCTCATcatttaaattgtcaaaatcaatAAGAGAGAATTCACCTGTTGTGATAGTAACTTGGCACGCAGGGGCGTACCCAGGTTCAACCATAGGGGTGCACAGGACACCGGGTCCAAGAAATTTCCTTGCTATATGCCATGCATAGTACAGTGTGTGACACCCCATATTTAAGTGTGGAAAATTAGTGATTTACATGTGAGACACCAGGTCTTTTTTTCGCTGGGTCCACTCCTGTTGGCACGTGCTCTTGTTATTGGTCCAATACATGGATCATTAAGTTATAGTGACTTGATCAGCAACGTGAGAAGATGGTAAAGAGCTAGGGATGCCCTCATCACTTTATGTTGTGATGCTTCAGTGCTACTGAGAATAGCTAAAGTGCACACAGTTTTTCACTATTGTATTTGTTCTGTTGTGATGCTTCAGTGCTTGGTGGGAATGACTGAGATGCAGAGAAATTCAGCAGAGCGGTGGGTTACTCAAATGGTCAGGAAATCTCAGAAGGAAGCTCTCGGGACTGTTACGGGACAAGACAGTACTGATGATGTAGGCCCTGGTGGCGATACCACTTGCTCTGCTGGTGAAAATAGGTACCCTGATTGGCCTGGAACTACAGTCTTCAGGATGCTAATTTCTGCTACAAAGCTCGGTCCGATAATTGGTTACAAAGGAGAGAGGGTTAGAAGACTGTGTGAGGAAACAAAAGCATGTATCCGTATAATAGGTGGTCATCTTGCGGGGGCAGAAAGAGCTGTAAGTTGTTGATTGAACAGATATCTTGTTTCTACTCTGTACTTTTTGATCAACCTAAGGATTTAACCTAATTAATTGGAAAACACACCTTTGTATTCTTTTTATGTCTAAAATATGGTAGAATTTTCTTAATTGTTGACATAGGTGTTCGTTGTCCATATATACCTTTCGTTATTTTCCGTTGCAACCAAGCCTTTTTTTCGATATTTAGACCTGTTTACACTAAATTTCTGGCCCCATCTGTCTTGGCTTAACAATCAACTAGTAATTCACATGGAGATGTGGACATTATTTTTTTCAGCATGCTGTGTTAACACTAGTATGTTGCACTCTAGCAGGGAACTGGCTGCTACGGATTTAATAGTTCTTTAACTTAATGCTTAGTATTCCATCAATACTGCATCTTGCCTTTTTTGGGTTTTATACCACACATTCTTTACTTATTTTCCTTTCTTAGTGTATATCAGCATATGGAAGAAGGCATGTTTTGCAATACAGTGGTCCTAAAGCTGATGGACTTCAGTTTATGGAAAGGAGACATGATTCGTCTTTCAGTTGTCCTAAAAAATCATTTCATCTTTTTCATTGAAAGGTTATCATTTTCGCAAAGGAGCAACCAGATGAATTAATACCTCCAGCCATGGATGCACTATTGAGAGTATATCAGCACATAATTTATGATGATGGCTTAAACATGGGATCTGATAGTACAGTTGTGGCACGGATCCTTATACCAAGTGAACAGGCAGTGAGCCTTATTGGGGAGCAAGGTTTGATGATATATTCTATCGAGGAAGCTTCCAAAACTAACATTTATGTCCTTGGTATGTTATTTTTTCTGGTCTACCTGTAAGCTCACTTATCCACATCCACTGCTTCCTTGTATCCATATCATTGATTTGTCATAATGTACTAGTATACATGTGATTCTGTGGATGATATGCACTTATGGAGTTAAACTGTTAATGTCTGTCAATAAGGAACATGAATTGTGGCTTAACCATATAGTTATTTAGTTTGCGCAAAGCTGAAATTTGGAAAACATATGATGTTTTGTTGCTTTTACATTAGTATATTTTCTCAAACAAGGTTGCATATGTCAATCATAGGCTGAAAAGCAGTTCTGAAATGTTGTGTAGCTGTAGTAATGGTTTGTGCCTCAATCATGTATATGTGTGCTACTTGAAACTGTTGGGCTTGCTTCCCTATTAGTTTGGTTATGGAGAAATCAGTCAAGTTGCTACTGAAGGCAGAAGAAGATAGTTCAATCAATGTAGACCAAGACGCTACTTATATAATTTGCACCTGTATTCATCTACATGTAGAGGGTTTCGATAGAGTACAATATGTACTTCAAATTCTAAGTCCTACCAACCATCCAATCATGTATCCTTTGATTTTTGTGTAACTGATTTGCTTGACTTGTGTGTGTTAGTACTGTAGTCATATGCACCTATCACCAAAAGATTGCCCATGAATGGTACGGCAGGAAACTGTTTCTACAATGAGTTCACTAAATAAGAGAATGCATCATCTGTTAAAAATGAGATGAATTAAGTTTTCCACTGCATCCATCATTTAGCCAAAAGTGGGTTTCACCCTTATGCCGAGCTCACTTTTATTTTAACAGAAAGTTGCTATTACCTCGAGTTACTATCTTTTCGATACGATGATAAGCAGTTTCAGTATGCCATTCTTTCAGTTGATGTCCTTTGGATTATATACTATCTTTTTaaaattgaactaaaaccacgtcacttatttatgaacggagggagtatttatttcgTTGGTTATTCTGGGGTTTATTGTTCCAGCATCCAGTGTCCTTTAGCCAGTATGTCATTCCTTGTGTGCTTTGACCATGCAGATTGTGACTTGCCGCCTGTTGCAATTGAAGAAGATAGGATTGTTGAAATATGGGGACAACCTGCACGCGTGCGGAAGGCTTTGGAACTTGTTGCTTCTCATTTGAGGAAGTACCTGGTTGATCGAAGTGTTATCCCATTGTTTGACCCTCATGTAAGTAGTTGGCACTGTTTTGAACATTATTCTTGTAACAGCCATCGAAAGTTATAGTAGATTCTTTAAGGGTGGGAAGTGGTAGTGGATAATCCGAAATATCCGACAATTGTATTCGAGAAAATGCATATTCGTATCCGAAACATCCACGTCCAAACTAAAATGGAAATGAAAAATATCCGGGTTTATTTTTTACAAATACAAATACAAATGTGGTACTGGATTTTGGcacaaatatggatatggaagtggatatatcTGTATCCGAATAAAATTCCGTGAGCTAATCTAAGCAAGTCTAGCCCCAATATGCGAATTATCCAATATAAAAGCCTAATAAGTTGTCAAATTTACTTTTTGTATGATTAAACTTAAAAACTATTATGCATTATAGTAGTGTTTATTCATTAACATGTCTACCATTAACTTATTATGTGTTTCAAGTTGATTATTTTGTGTCACGTAGCTATTGACTCATTTCCTTTTAACTAATATGTCACTATTATTCTTTTCTGTTCTGAATTGAGTAAACATCCGATATGCCTCCGTATTCGAGTAACATCTGATCCGCATTCGTATTCGTAACATCCGTATTTGCATTCGTATTTGTTCCGAAAATATGAAAATCGAAGTGTTAAGAGGACTATCCGATCCGTTGCGACTGCTTTCTACCCTACCCAATATTTGATTCAGATGAACTCTTATATCTTCAGGTGCCTTTGTCGATGTTACATGTGGAAATGCCCCAATGTCATTACAGTGACCATCCTGAGGGAATGCCCCTGCTTTACTACAGTGACCATCCCGAAGGCCGTCTGGAAGCAGTTAGTCCACTCTGCCATTCCGACGATCATCAGCGTGAACCCCAATGGACTGAAACTTACTACACGAGATGCAGGAATCCTGTCGAAGCTCCTACCTCTTTTGGAAGATATCGATCAGTTACACCTCCACACCATTGTATAAGTGTGTATGGACAAGAAACATCTTCACCACCCAAGGGAACATACCTATCAGCTCCTATTGAATTAGGTTCACACCACAACCTGACATCATATGAGTTACGAGCAACTTCACCAATCGGTGCATCAGCTACTGTTGAAAGAATACGCTCCCTTATATCTGTGCATGGTCACCAAGCACATCCACTGAGGAAGACATGTCAATCAGCTACAATGGGAAAACGTCCACACCTGGGAATATCATTATATGGAAGTGAATCTCATACCAGCAGGGTATCTCCATCCGCAGCTGCTGATCTACCGACACCTTGTGGTATGTGTGAATATGAACTGCAAGCATCTCAATCATTGAGGATGTATCCACCAGCCACTGTAGAAAACCTTCTGCACTGTCGTGTGTCTGCGTGTGGCCCAGAAGCACCTTCGCATGTGCTTGTGCGTCCATTAACTAGTAAATCACCAGCAATCACTGCACAGGTTTGTATAGTTTGTGCTGTAGAGTTTCTAAGCTTACCTACATGTTTTGTTTTTCTTCACAACTATAATTAGTATATGTTTGTGATGGTGGATTATTTGACAATTGACAGGTTACTGAAAAGATGCAAGTTCCAATTATATATGCTGAAGCCGTGATTGGCCCGACTGGTGCAAGAATTGATTACATTCGCCGCGCTAGCAGATCGAGCATCTTGATAAACGATTTGGAGGAGGATGCAATGTCTATTGAAATCAATGGAAGTTCTGCAACAGATGTTCAGACTGCAGAGCAACTGATAAAGGTAACAGTGACTACTTCTCTAAGAAATTGTACTTCTGTTAAGTAACAGCTTTATCTTTTAGGTAGGACTTCATCTTGTTATGGTAGGGAAATACTTGTGGTTGACTCAATGGTTGTGTAGCTTTATCTTTTAGGTAGGACTTCATCTTGTTATGGTAGGCAATACTTGTGGTTCACTCAATGGTTGTGTATGTAAAGCATAATGTGCTGCTTCCAATCCTTTGTTTGCTGAAAAACTGAAAATTACTTCTCTTAATTGGATGCCTGTGTTTGGTGTCTACT is from Triticum aestivum cultivar Chinese Spring chromosome 1B, IWGSC CS RefSeq v2.1, whole genome shotgun sequence and encodes:
- the LOC123118996 gene encoding RNA-binding KH domain-containing protein PEPPER, with the translated sequence MTEMQRNSAERWVTQMVRKSQKEALGTVTGQDSTDDVGPGGDTTCSAGENRYPDWPGTTVFRMLISATKLGPIIGYKGERVRRLCEETKACIRIIGGHLAGAERAVIIFAKEQPDELIPPAMDALLRVYQHIIYDDGLNMGSDSTVVARILIPSEQAVSLIGEQGLMIYSIEEASKTNIYVLDCDLPPVAIEEDRIVEIWGQPARVRKALELVASHLRKYLVDRSVIPLFDPHVPLSMLHVEMPQCHYSDHPEGMPLLYYSDHPEGRLEAVSPLCHSDDHQREPQWTETYYTRCRNPVEAPTSFGRYRSVTPPHHCISVYGQETSSPPKGTYLSAPIELGSHHNLTSYELRATSPIGASATVERIRSLISVHGHQAHPLRKTCQSATMGKRPHLGISLYGSESHTSRVSPSAAADLPTPCGMCEYELQASQSLRMYPPATVENLLHCRVSACGPEAPSHVLVRPLTSKSPAITAQVTEKMQVPIIYAEAVIGPTGARIDYIRRASRSSILINDLEEDAMSIEINGSSATDVQTAEQLIKNFMAEAAAASPGHKFDSIPSYLPAPRSPQPDILRTSYIEKESGVAEQRLQTIY